A DNA window from Candidatus Brocadiaceae bacterium contains the following coding sequences:
- a CDS encoding thioredoxin family protein, whose protein sequence is MMVRTAGLAVVLAVAVTFLSGVASAAETLKPGAEAPAFELFGVDYRYHSLEGAAEARARVLIFTCNHCPVAVSYEDTLVALGNEYQPKGIQFIAINTNPADMVAADGFPQMIERAKEKNLPYPYLYDETQKVSRAYGATVTPHIFVVGPEGTILYEGAADNRRREPNYLADALDAILAGRPVPDASTAEFGCTVKYRPEPREAQGE, encoded by the coding sequence ATGATGGTCCGCACTGCCGGTCTTGCCGTCGTCCTTGCCGTCGCCGTCACGTTCCTGTCCGGTGTGGCGTCCGCCGCCGAAACCCTGAAGCCGGGCGCCGAAGCGCCCGCCTTCGAGCTGTTCGGCGTGGACTACAGGTATCACAGTCTGGAGGGCGCCGCAGAGGCCAGAGCGCGCGTTCTGATCTTCACCTGCAACCACTGCCCCGTGGCCGTGAGCTACGAGGACACGCTGGTCGCCCTGGGCAACGAATACCAGCCGAAGGGCATCCAGTTCATCGCGATCAACACGAACCCGGCCGACATGGTGGCCGCCGACGGGTTCCCCCAGATGATCGAACGCGCCAAGGAGAAGAACCTGCCGTACCCATACCTCTACGACGAGACGCAGAAGGTGTCCAGGGCCTACGGCGCGACCGTCACGCCGCATATCTTCGTCGTCGGCCCCGAAGGCACCATCCTCTACGAGGGGGCCGCGGACAACCGCCGTCGCGAGCCGAACTACCTGGCCGACGCCCTGGACGCCATCCTGGCCGGCCGGCCGGTTCCGGACGCGTCCACGGCGGAGTTCGGCTGCACGGTGAAGTACCGCCCGGAGCCCAGGGAAGCGCAGGGGGAGTGA
- a CDS encoding Ldh family oxidoreductase, which produces MDGIVWWGFEAVEGFMRDGFVAMGVPEADAAVCADVLITADKRGIDSHGVSRFKPIYLDRIKAGILSPVTEFEVVREGPTTAVIDGHNGMGHVIAKRAMQMAIDKAREYGLGMTAVRNSTHYGAACYYPMMAIEAGMIGLTGTNARPSIAPTWGVENMLGTNPMTWGMPTDEPFPFVIDCATSVTQRGKIEVYARTGKRVPEGWVIGEDGRYRTDTEQILVDLVKGKAALTPLGGLGEETAGYKGYGYAMVVEMLSAALQQGAFLKALSGVDSDGKRIPYPLGHFFLAVDVEAFTDLDAFRQTTGDICRALRHSRKAPGAERIWTPGEKEHDAWLERKDKGVPFGESLRAEFRALRADLGLTRHTLPF; this is translated from the coding sequence ATGGATGGCATCGTCTGGTGGGGATTCGAGGCGGTCGAGGGCTTCATGCGGGATGGATTCGTGGCGATGGGCGTGCCCGAGGCGGATGCCGCCGTCTGCGCCGACGTCCTCATAACCGCCGACAAGCGGGGGATCGACTCGCACGGCGTCAGCCGGTTCAAGCCCATCTACCTCGACCGCATCAAGGCGGGCATACTGAGCCCGGTCACGGAGTTCGAGGTCGTCCGCGAGGGGCCGACCACAGCGGTGATCGACGGCCACAACGGCATGGGGCACGTCATCGCGAAGCGCGCCATGCAGATGGCCATCGACAAGGCCCGCGAATACGGCCTGGGCATGACGGCCGTGCGCAACTCCACCCACTACGGCGCCGCCTGCTACTACCCGATGATGGCCATCGAAGCGGGCATGATCGGCCTGACGGGCACGAACGCGCGCCCGTCCATCGCGCCCACCTGGGGCGTGGAGAACATGCTCGGCACGAACCCCATGACCTGGGGCATGCCCACCGATGAGCCGTTCCCGTTCGTGATCGACTGCGCGACGTCCGTCACGCAGCGCGGGAAGATCGAGGTCTACGCGCGCACGGGCAAGCGCGTGCCCGAAGGCTGGGTCATCGGCGAGGACGGCCGCTATCGCACGGACACCGAACAGATCCTGGTGGACCTTGTGAAGGGCAAGGCGGCGCTTACGCCGCTCGGCGGGCTCGGTGAGGAGACGGCCGGCTACAAGGGCTACGGCTATGCCATGGTTGTCGAGATGCTCTCGGCGGCGCTGCAGCAGGGGGCGTTTCTGAAGGCGCTGAGCGGCGTCGACTCCGATGGCAAGCGCATCCCGTACCCTCTCGGACACTTCTTCCTGGCGGTCGACGTCGAGGCGTTCACCGACCTGGACGCCTTCAGGCAGACCACGGGCGACATCTGCCGAGCGCTACGCCACAGCCGCAAGGCGCCGGGCGCCGAGCGCATCTGGACGCCGGGCGAGAAGGAACACGACGCCTGGCTCGAACGGAAGGACAAGGGAGTGCCCTTCGGCGAATCGCTCCGGGCCGAGTTCCGCGCGCTGCGCGCAGACCTCGGGCTGACCCGGCACACGCTGCCGTTCTGA